GGGCGCCATGGCCTGCGCCATGGTCGCAATGACAATCGGTGGGGCGGGTGGGGGCCGAGGCGTGGCCCGCCAGATACTGGGCCACAGCCCGGGCCGGATCGGCCTCTTCCGTGAGATAGGCCTCGATGCCGAACTGGGCCAGACGGCGCCGCACCCCATCCCCCATGCTGGCGGCGATGAGGGCCACGGCCTGACCCAGGGGATGTTCCGGGCCCAGGGCCGCTTCGTGGAGCACCGCTTCCGGGGCCAGTTCCAGTTCCCCCACCGGCTGGGGGGCGCCCAGTTCAAAGAGCGTGAAGCGGCGGCAGCGTCCGGCGTGGCCGGTGACGGTGCGCCGGTTCTGGCTCGCCACGGCGATGTAGCGGGCCCGAGGGTTATAGCTTTGGGGCAGAGGGGCAGCCATAGTCAGCCTTTCTCCTGTTCATCCGCCCCGATCAGCAGGCGGGTTTCCGCCAAATAGCGGTAGAGGGGCACATCCAGGTTGGTGGGGGCCGGTTTGTTGCGGAACACCCGCCCGGCCAGATCAAAGGTGGAGCCGTGGCAGGGGCAGAGAAAGCCCCCGGGCCAGTCGGGCCCCAGACCAGAAACCGCTCCGGCGGCAAATTTCTCCGAGGGGGAGCAGCCCAGATGGGTGCAGATACCCACCAGCACCACCACTTCCTGATTACGGGAACGCCAGGGATTGCGGGCGTAGGCGGGCTGGTTGGAATGGGCGGACACCGGGTCCGCCAGCATGGGCTCAGCGGCTTTCAGGGAAGCCAGCATGGCCGGGGTGCGGCGCAGGATCCACACCGGCTTGCCCCGCCATTCCACGGTGAGCAGTTCCCCGGGGGCCAGCTTGCCAATATCCACCTCCACCGGGGCGCCGGCCGCCCGGGCCCGGGCTGAGGGCAACAGGCTGGCGACAAA
This sequence is a window from Azospira inquinata. Protein-coding genes within it:
- a CDS encoding NifB/NifX family molybdenum-iron cluster-binding protein; this encodes MAAPLPQSYNPRARYIAVASQNRRTVTGHAGRCRRFTLFELGAPQPVGELELAPEAVLHEAALGPEHPLGQAVALIAASMGDGVRRRLAQFGIEAYLTEEADPARAVAQYLAGHASAPTRPTDCHCDHGAGHGALTPSQGD
- the petA gene encoding ubiquinol-cytochrome c reductase iron-sulfur subunit codes for the protein MADCTCKCSLPQGASFGGAPADPARRQWLLATSALGGAALTVTAIPFVASLLPSARARAAGAPVEVDIGKLAPGELLTVEWRGKPVWILRRTPAMLASLKAAEPMLADPVSAHSNQPAYARNPWRSRNQEVVVLVGICTHLGCSPSEKFAAGAVSGLGPDWPGGFLCPCHGSTFDLAGRVFRNKPAPTNLDVPLYRYLAETRLLIGADEQEKG